The proteins below come from a single uncultured Methanobrevibacter sp. genomic window:
- a CDS encoding biotin transporter BioY, with protein MDMDNYYSTRKNVFERIEDASTATKLLMSLMMACFTGIMAQIIIPLPWTPVPITAQTFAVLCSGLLLGKKYGCLSQILYVVLGIAFIPWFGGMTGGIEVLLGSTGGFLIGFIIASYFIGAIRDKYADARNFTKMALVIGVANFALIYIPGLAGLALWSSYAGAPLGIIDLLMMGLVPFIAGDIVKILGAASVSKAFLPKD; from the coding sequence ATCGATATGGATAATTATTATAGTACTAGAAAAAATGTATTCGAAAGAATTGAAGATGCTAGTACTGCAACTAAATTACTCATGTCATTAATGATGGCATGTTTTACAGGTATAATGGCTCAAATTATTATCCCACTCCCATGGACTCCAGTTCCTATAACTGCACAAACATTTGCAGTATTATGTTCTGGTTTACTTTTAGGTAAAAAATATGGATGTTTAAGCCAAATATTATATGTTGTTTTAGGTATTGCATTTATTCCATGGTTTGGTGGAATGACCGGGGGTATTGAAGTACTCCTCGGATCAACTGGAGGATTCTTAATCGGATTTATAATTGCATCATACTTCATTGGAGCAATTAGAGACAAATATGCAGATGCCCGTAACTTTACAAAAATGGCACTAGTAATCGGTGTTGCAAACTTTGCATTAATTTACATTCCAGGTCTTGCAGGCCTTGCATTATGGTCCAGTTATGCAGGAGCACCATTAGGAATAATCGATTTATTAATGATGGGTCTTGTTCCATTTATTGCTGGAGATATTGTTAAAATTTTAGGTGCAGCCTCTGTATCTAAAGCATTTTTACCAAAAGACTAA
- a CDS encoding V-type ATP synthase subunit D: MAQDIIDGINPTRMELLSLKNRTKLAVKGHGLLKEKRDALIKEFFDILDRVKGIRENAEKSLSEANEALLEAQIAMGDLAVRKAALSVKESIDVDITSRSVMGVAVPVTDVKMEERSIIDRGYGFSDTTIQLDEAAKKYEESVKYLIELGEVEKTIFLLAEEIEATKRRVNALEHIMIPRFQNTEKYIDMRLQEMERENFVRLKMIRSTIEKNEKAAAEAEAAKNVEA, encoded by the coding sequence ATGGCACAAGATATTATAGATGGAATTAATCCAACTCGTATGGAATTATTGTCCCTTAAGAATAGGACAAAACTTGCTGTTAAAGGGCATGGTTTGCTTAAAGAGAAAAGGGACGCTTTAATTAAAGAGTTTTTTGATATCTTGGATCGTGTCAAAGGTATTCGTGAAAACGCAGAAAAAAGTCTAAGTGAAGCAAATGAAGCTTTACTTGAAGCTCAAATTGCAATGGGTGATTTAGCTGTTAGAAAAGCAGCATTATCTGTAAAAGAATCTATTGATGTTGATATTACTTCAAGAAGCGTTATGGGTGTTGCAGTACCTGTTACAGATGTCAAAATGGAAGAAAGGTCCATTATTGACAGAGGTTATGGATTCTCCGACACTACTATTCAATTAGACGAAGCTGCTAAAAAATATGAGGAATCTGTTAAGTACTTAATCGAACTGGGTGAAGTAGAAAAAACAATTTTCTTACTCGCTGAAGAAATCGAAGCTACTAAACGTAGGGTAAATGCTTTGGAACATATTATGATTCCAAGATTCCAAAATACTGAAAAGTATATTGATATGAGACTCCAAGAAATGGAAAGGGAAAACTTCGTAAGATTGAAAATGATTAGATCCACTATTGAGAAGAATGAAAAAGCGGCTGCTGAAGCTGAAGCAGCTAAAAATGTAGAAGCTTAA
- a CDS encoding V-type ATP synthase subunit B, whose protein sequence is MNTNIKTREYTTVSEVSGPLMVVEGVEGVGYNEIVDIETPTGEKRSGQVLEVTKDVAVIQVFEGTNDLNTKDTKTRFTGQTAKIGVSRDMMGRIFNGIGKPIDGGPEIIPDEELDINGAPMNPASREFPEEFIQTGISTIDGMNTLVRGQKLPIFSGSGLPHNDLAVQIARQAKVLGADDEFAVIFAAMGITNEEANFFMRDFERTGALEKLTVFMNLADDPAIERILTPKMALTTAEYYAFTLGMQVLVILTDMTNYCEALREISAAREEVPGRRGYPGYMYTDLAGIYERAGRIDGKEGSITQMPILVMPQDDITHPIPDLTGYITEGQIVLSREISRKGIYPPVDVLPSLSRLMSGGIGGEKTRDDHSGVSDQLYSAYAEGRELRDLVAVVGEEALTERDQKFLEFAQAFEDQFITQSKDEDRTIFETLDLGWSLLKILPKTELKRVKEEFVEQYLPKDD, encoded by the coding sequence ATGAATACAAATATTAAAACTAGAGAATATACTACTGTATCTGAAGTCTCAGGTCCTTTAATGGTTGTTGAAGGAGTAGAAGGCGTTGGTTACAATGAAATTGTAGATATTGAAACACCTACTGGTGAAAAAAGAAGTGGACAAGTTCTGGAAGTAACTAAAGATGTTGCTGTTATTCAGGTTTTCGAAGGAACCAATGACTTAAACACTAAAGATACCAAAACCAGATTTACCGGTCAAACCGCAAAAATCGGTGTATCCAGAGACATGATGGGACGTATCTTTAACGGTATTGGTAAACCTATCGACGGCGGACCAGAAATTATTCCTGATGAAGAATTAGATATTAACGGGGCACCAATGAACCCTGCTTCTCGTGAATTCCCTGAAGAATTTATTCAAACTGGTATCTCTACCATTGACGGAATGAACACATTAGTAAGAGGACAAAAACTTCCTATTTTCTCAGGATCTGGTTTACCTCACAACGATTTAGCTGTACAAATTGCAAGACAAGCTAAAGTATTAGGTGCAGACGATGAGTTTGCAGTAATTTTCGCTGCTATGGGTATTACAAACGAAGAAGCAAACTTCTTTATGAGAGATTTCGAACGTACTGGAGCTTTAGAAAAATTAACAGTATTCATGAACTTAGCAGACGACCCTGCTATTGAAAGAATCTTAACTCCAAAAATGGCTTTGACTACTGCTGAATACTATGCATTTACATTAGGTATGCAAGTATTAGTTATCTTAACAGATATGACTAACTACTGTGAAGCTTTAAGGGAAATTTCTGCAGCAAGAGAAGAAGTACCTGGAAGAAGAGGTTATCCTGGATACATGTACACTGACCTTGCTGGTATTTATGAAAGAGCAGGACGTATCGATGGTAAAGAAGGTTCAATTACTCAAATGCCTATCTTAGTTATGCCTCAAGACGATATTACCCACCCAATTCCGGACTTAACCGGTTATATTACTGAAGGACAAATTGTATTAAGTAGGGAAATCTCAAGGAAAGGTATTTACCCTCCTGTAGATGTACTTCCTTCACTTTCTCGTTTGATGAGTGGTGGTATTGGAGGCGAAAAAACTAGGGATGACCACAGTGGTGTATCTGACCAACTTTATTCTGCATATGCAGAAGGTCGTGAATTAAGAGACCTCGTTGCGGTTGTAGGGGAAGAAGCACTTACTGAAAGGGATCAAAAATTCTTAGAATTTGCTCAAGCATTTGAAGACCAATTCATTACCCAAAGTAAAGATGAAGACAGAACCATCTTTGAAACTTTAGATCTTGGTTGGAGTTTACTTAAAATCTTACCTAAAACTGAACTCAAAAGGGTTAAAGAAGAATTTGTTGAACAATACCTTCCAAAAGATGACTAG
- a CDS encoding DUF1284 domain-containing protein, which produces MKLVLRGHHLLCLQGFQGYGYDDDFVKNMTKINQARKSEGTTISITNRPDDICRSCPNLKDNLCQNHNENEKIVSMDNEVLSEFDQTTEYDSIDLFKKVENIFNSKERVSKICSKCIWHDKCLFYQKL; this is translated from the coding sequence ATGAAACTTGTTTTACGAGGTCATCATTTATTATGCCTCCAAGGTTTTCAGGGATATGGCTATGACGATGATTTTGTTAAAAATATGACTAAAATCAATCAAGCTAGAAAATCAGAAGGCACAACCATTTCAATTACAAACAGACCGGACGACATCTGCAGATCTTGCCCAAATTTGAAAGATAATTTATGTCAAAATCATAATGAAAACGAAAAAATCGTATCAATGGATAATGAAGTGTTATCTGAATTTGACCAAACTACGGAATATGATAGCATAGATTTATTTAAAAAAGTTGAAAACATATTTAATTCAAAAGAAAGGGTGAGTAAAATATGTTCTAAATGCATATGGCATGACAAATGTTTGTTTTATCAAAAACTATGA
- a CDS encoding ATP-grasp domain-containing protein, producing MEKLLLIGIDTRSMLNSALKLNYTIYSTSYFSTSDTPIIENQKIILKEEDGVSCGVFEDKFNSENILEISRDYLDEVDYIIPISGISPSDFSKGHKKKILGNKNVKDIENKYNFYEKIKDEFLTPMTFNVIDIDEAFEISKNYQNIQFILKPVQGSGGYDINMLNKNTYIQFNKGEFILQEYVSGINLSSSVLASKDSAKTIMNSRLLTINDFEKNNSFIYVGNILPLTKKSIMANVKDINKINDKMTNTSQDLAEKFKLIGSNGVDYILNENGLYVIEMNPRLQGTFECVEKSLGINMLNAHIKACFGEIIEIPKAQYYSYKKIIYSPTRMKYEKIDLENIYDTPHIGSITEKSEPLLTIIDKDKDFEKLYEKVESASKKVNELAKKSQQGAK from the coding sequence ATGGAAAAGCTATTACTTATTGGAATTGATACTAGAAGTATGCTTAACAGTGCTTTAAAGCTCAATTATACGATTTATTCTACAAGTTACTTTTCAACTTCAGACACCCCAATTATTGAAAATCAAAAAATTATCCTAAAGGAAGAGGATGGAGTGAGCTGTGGTGTATTTGAAGATAAATTCAATAGCGAAAATATTTTAGAAATTTCCAGGGATTACCTTGATGAAGTCGACTACATCATACCCATTTCAGGAATCTCCCCATCTGATTTTTCAAAAGGACATAAAAAAAAGATTTTAGGAAATAAGAATGTTAAGGATATTGAAAACAAATATAATTTTTATGAAAAAATCAAAGATGAATTCTTAACTCCAATGACTTTTAATGTAATTGATATAGATGAAGCATTTGAAATAAGTAAAAATTATCAGAATATTCAATTTATTTTAAAACCCGTGCAAGGAAGTGGTGGGTATGATATCAACATGTTAAATAAAAACACATATATTCAATTTAACAAAGGCGAATTTATTCTTCAGGAATATGTCTCCGGAATCAATTTAAGTTCATCAGTTCTTGCAAGTAAAGATAGTGCAAAAACAATAATGAATTCAAGATTATTGACAATTAACGATTTTGAAAAAAATAACAGTTTTATATATGTCGGAAATATTCTGCCTTTAACCAAAAAATCCATTATGGCCAATGTAAAAGATATCAACAAAATAAATGACAAGATGACCAACACATCCCAGGATTTAGCAGAAAAATTCAAATTGATTGGCTCTAATGGCGTGGACTATATTCTTAATGAAAATGGACTATATGTAATCGAAATGAATCCCAGACTTCAGGGAACATTTGAATGCGTAGAAAAATCATTGGGAATAAATATGCTCAATGCACATATAAAAGCATGTTTTGGAGAGATTATTGAAATTCCTAAAGCACAATATTATTCCTATAAAAAAATCATTTATTCACCGACAAGAATGAAATATGAAAAAATAGATTTAGAAAATATTTATGATACACCACATATCGGATCGATAACTGAAAAATCAGAACCTTTACTCACAATAATTGACAAAGATAAAGATTTTGAAAAATTATATGAAAAAGTAGAATCAGCAAGTAAAAAGGTGAATGAGTTAGCTAAAAAAAGCCAACAAGGTGCAAAATAA